From the genome of Syngnathoides biaculeatus isolate LvHL_M chromosome 15, ASM1980259v1, whole genome shotgun sequence:
CTACATGTGTACAGTGTCCCGCAAGCGCAAGAAAAAGAACTGGGAAGATGAGGACTACTATGACAGCGAAGATGACACCTTCCTGGATCGGACAGGCACCgttgaaaaaaagaggaaagagaGAATGAAAAAAGCAGGAAAGATTCTGGAGAAGACCGAGACGCATGAATCACTGGTAAAGCAAGCAATCAATAGCAGAATTACTGTAGAGGGGGTCCTCAGTTTATTGGGTTTATGAAGATAATTGTGCTCAGTTATGAATGGAACTGTGAGAGAGCTGAATGTTTATAAATTAAAGACAATGTTAATAGCAATTGCTATTCAACTTTTTCGCAAGCGTTTATGAAACTTCACCAAGCGTGCCACATTGCCACATGTAGTTAACGAGGCTAGGCAAAATCTTACAAATATGTCTTCATTGGATGTTGTGCACTGTTGTTACTAGTACACAACTCTGTATTGTCTTCATTAAACCAGAATTATTGATACACCTGTTGAATTAGATGTGATTAGGCTTTGATTGTTTATCCAATTAACTGGTTATTGATTAGTGGTTTACTTGCCTAACATGTgacattattgtttttgtccCCCTCCGCCGTAGCTGGCAAAGCTATCACAGGTGGAGAGGGAGgtggcagaagcacaaaaaaagctTGGCACCTCTGGGAAAGGTGAGTCATTTTCCATTGTACAGCGAAAggtcaagaataaaaaaaaaaaaaaaattcgcagCACATCACTTTTCCCACTGTTTGTCTTACAGATTTATTGAAACATATAATTGATCcgttataatatttttttcttcaaaatttcACACAGGACAACCCAGAATCccaacataaaatgtttgttggaATTTTTGCAACTGAATTAGAAAATGAACAATGAACACAGGAATGTAAAGTACAGAAACATCTTAAATAAAACCccatttgtttaaaatatataaatgtgcaaaaatctccctaaaacagtttttatgttgttgttgtcactaTAAGGTGTTGTGTGTAGAATtttgaggatttattttttcaatttattttggaATAAGCTGTAAcgcaacaaaatgtggaaatagTGAAGCGCTGTGAATACTTCATGCACAAATTTGCTCACCAGACACTTCCAGCTCATCTACCGACGACCCACTGGACGCTTTCATGACGGCCGTGCGCAGCGATGCAACCATGGATGCCGTTGAGCGCCGGAAGCTTCACGTGCATGTCGCTGACCTACGAAAAGATGCCCAGCGGATCCGCAAATTGGTGGAACTGACTCGCCCCTCTCAGCTGCCCTCGCTGCTCCCCAGGTGAAATGTGTTGAACTCTACCTGTAAATACTTGAAGTTGAAATCTGTGTTCCCAGTGACATTCTAATTTTAGAAAGTAATTATAGCGTTACTAAAACATCAGCTACATACAACTAACTTAAGCATAGTCCTGTTTTTGAGCACTCCTTGATCATATTTTGGTGCTATAGTGGAAGCTCCAAGTCGGAGAAACCAAAGAAAGCTTTGCCGCTTTTTGGAGCTATGAAGGGAGGATGCAAGTTCAAGCTGAAGACTGGCACTATCGGGGCAAGTGTACTATATTTTGTTTCCTAATGGAATGACTTGTGGATGATTTTCCTGAAGCCAACATCagtcttcaatttttttttgtagagatTGCCTCCTAAGAAGCCCAGCTTGCCTCCTGAGCTCTTTAACATGAAAGAACTTCCACCaggaggagaagaggaagaagaggaggaggaggaagcagagGAAAAATGGGAGGTAGAGCAGGAGATGGCTGAAAAAAAGGAGGACCATGAAGATAAAGTGTGCAAGTTGAGTGATGAACCCGTAGATGCCAGTGACCTCACATCTCAAGAAACTTCAGGACAGAAAGGAGAAAAACCAGTGCCGGAGCCAAAAGGTTAATAACCACCTGAACGTCCTtcagaaaattcatattttatgcCACTAGGTGGCATTAATAGTAGTAGGTCCAATGTTTGGGTCCAATGCATAAAGATATCcttttgaaatactgtacactatttgaaaaaatagattcatctgaataaatcaaaatatagTGGAGGCTTATTTATTTCATGAATTTAATTCAAAAAGCGAAACTCTTGTGAATCCACAAAACAGACTGGAATCTTTCATGACTGATGCTCAACAaatttgatgttaaaaaaaaaaaatggggagaaattggccttctgaaaagtatttttttcaataaatatgtaTCTTTGAAGATGTTCGGTGTTCTTGAGGTGCACCTGTATAAGATGAGTtagctttttaaaatgtgtcaaatgtCCTTAACAtgtaatgttgtattttttgttttgaatatcaGGGGAAAGGCCAGAAAAGAGGAAAAGCAAAGCATGTACAGGCATGCAGAACCCATTTCCTCAAACGAATACCAAGCCCAACCATGACCCACCAAGTTTTGGTGAGTGTACACTTCTGTGTAGTCTCGTGCTCCCCTAAGATTCGATCTGATTTCTAGTCACTGTGACTCAACAGAATCAAGAGACAAGGGTGATGAAGATCTCAGTctgaggaagaaaaagaaagtcatGGGCCCCAGCAGGGTAAGTTGCAAAGAGATggacatttacagtatgttcaGTTTTGTGGAAAATTTCCACTAAGTTTCCATGGAAATTCAAACAAGGGAATGGTTTTAAataggctttacacaatcaggattctTGGGGACGATCAACGAGTTTAAAGGcgaagtccactcattgaaaacaGCAATATAGtgtcagataggtcatgtcattggtactttAACTTTTAAAGAGTGTCAGGTGGTCAACCTGCGTGAGGCTCGGTTAAATTCCTACACAGTTAATggcagcgctgatttcttggctttatcctcatctgatgaaaaaatagaaGTATCACTCGATCGAGAacacggaggaatacgtccatacagattttaacctgtggctgtcaagCGAGCTTCgggcagagtctgactactcggaggcctatgcgtgggacataagtgtgtaaacaaaggcccccagagCTTGTTCGCGGCCGGGCCCCGAAGCTTGCTCGACGCTGCTCaacacaaccttaaatgatatctgatcaaAATCTTTagttttaaagttacagtaccaatgacatgacctatctgattcattgttattttcattgagtggacttcccctttaaaaaaacgATAACCTTATCACCGATCCAATCACAAGTTAGAGAagtgagtctatttaaatgtcctgttcatttactgtatatacttgtgtacttaatgaTTAGAAAGATATATAttcacaataaataatgtatcataTAATGTGCCAAAGTGGcataatgacagacagaacaaagtaACGGTCTtcaattagatggcaggaaggaCTTGTGATACAGCAATTAAtctatctactttttgtgacaattttatttgtggGCGTGCCATGAGAGTTCTCAACTCTAAAGTACCGACTGGTATGTGcatgctctggtcagatgatgCATTCAACAGAGCGGCAGcacgtttacacacaaccacgcgcgctagcactagcttggcAGGCTACGTAACATTTTGTTGCCGGCTTGCGAGCCGCATCGTATTAAAGGTATGTGGActtacctcaagcaagccttacacgaagtcctctcctgtcctcagcacacattttttttaaattcagaattATGTTAAAACATGAAAGAGTAACCGTGTTTATGTTCACGTTTTCCCCAGCGATACTATATTTAAATTATCCACCAAGAGCTAACTTTCAGTTTGGTAAATTCCTTTTAATTCCCAGGAATTCTTGTTAATTCCAAAGGAAAATGTCCACCCTTGAAAAATTCCCAGAACATGTCAATGATTGAGCTGATTCCcaatacaatataataatgTCACCTCATGGTGTGTGTCCATAGCCACCTGTGCAGCTCTCGAGTCAGTATCCACAGGACGACCCCGATTACTGTGTTTGGCTACCGCCGACAGGTAAGCTCCCTCTACAGCCACATGCGTTAATCTTTCCATCGGACATATGACTGAATAAACCTCCTTGGATGAGGCCCACACATAACTATGAAACAATTCAGGAGGCAAGCAGATAGTTGCACCAAATTATGTACAGAAGGGTCATCGGTTTACAACAAGTTCAGTTCGACGGTGGTGACGTAACTTGTAACCAATAATGCCATTAAACCATTATAAAGAATTGTACACATCTTTAAAAATTCTGCCCTGGAACATGTGAGCACAACTGTGTATTGTCTCATTTagtaaataaaagtagggctgcaTTTCACAAGAGCATAtacataaaatgttgttttcaaataaagtgctgaaTTTAAGAAAAGGTTTGAGTTGCCCCGTTTCTGTTTGGTATCTAGAAACCACAGtgaaaacaattttacataatTTAATCGAACACATCTTCATCACTAAACTGTTTTAGAGTATATATTTCTTCagaatatttttgtcatatatATGCGCTGTTAAGAAGTCCTCCCAGTGAGAACTTCCCACTGAGAAGTTCAAGTCCATATGTTCAATTCAACTTCCACGCTgagtctttttctctctctctctcctgctaCGTTTCTCCTCATCTCTGCCTGCCTTAGGGTCAGGAAGCGGGTGGCTGATTTCACATGATCGGTCGGTACGGTTCAACACTCCTGTAAAGCCTCTAATCTGTTGCGGCACTCAGAATGTCTTGAATcataccttttctttttttgactatGGTGTGGGTACATATGGTACTGCGTCTGGGTCCGGACACGAACATCGGGCTGCCAGTTAGTGACATCTGTAAGTCGCCATAATCGACCGAGCCACAGCAAGAAGTTTAGCTCCTTAGCTTGTTAGCGAGTTAGCTCATCAACGAATGAAATCCTTGCATCaatataaaacaatgaaattaatAATACCCTCTTGTGCTGCATGAGGTCTCATTCTTGTGCCACACGCCGTTCATACACTTAAAGCATCATATGCCTTTAGCAAAGCTCCTGTGATTGTTCAAATAAGCCCTCTGCATGAAATGGTTTCCTGATTGGTGATTGCATATTTGAAGTGTCATCAACTTCATAGATACCATATTCACCATTTTAGGACAGACTGGAGATGGCCGCACCCATCTTAACGACAAGTATGGCTACTGAGTCACCCCATGTCATCATGACCCAAAAGACCCAACACAACGACGACTCCTGCACCAGCACCATCACTCGATATGACCAAGCTCATGAGATACCAGAAGGGAATCCAAGTCGATACTACTCTTCATGTAAATATATTGTCTGAAGATGATCTACAGCTGCCAAGTGTTGCCACTGCAGGCATTTGACCCCTTGTCCTTTTCACCCTTCAAGCAGAAAATAGAAAATGGCAGCCCAAAAAGAGCTAGCTGAatttagctctttttttttctagccttGTCTCTGGCTGCTCCTCTTTCACTTCAAACCACCTGACATTCAATCTGTATCCCTCCCCTATTTGGCTCCACTTGATCACTGgcattacttttttcccccctctgtgaAAGAGTGTGTGTAGCAGGGAGGGAGAGCAGTGAAGCAGCTTTTCTGACCATCTGGACACTTGGATGGCTTACTGGATGAAACGCAAGCTGATAATGACTCAAGCTACAGTAAGCAGAGTTGTGTGTCAGTTGATGCACGCACACTCATGCTCCAACCTTCTCAAAGTTCTCTTTTTAACATGATTGTCTTTATGCGCCAGTCAGCCATTGTTGTGCATTTATGTAGGATTCGCACCTAGTGTTGCTCTTCTGGTTCACAGCCCACTTCTTTTTAGGtgacagtaaatatttttcattgtattttgttcaaGAAATGTGTAATAAAATGTGTGGGGAACAAGCAAGTTCATTTAACACACTTCATATTTACCTTATACATGTAAATTCTCATACACGCGTATGATATGGTCAAAAGACATTTGTGGTCTTGGCCATCAAGATGTTAGTGACATGCAAAGCACTGGTTGAAAACGTTTATCCTGGCTTCAAGCAACCTGGAAAGGTCTTGTTTGCCTTTTCATACACGGTGACAAACCACCTATTACACACAGTCGCTCAGTGCAGTGGTCACAGGGCCACTTGGCGTGCTTAAGCAACCTCGTTAGAGGTTATTAGGGGCACTTACATAAGGTTAGTTGGGTCAAAGCATAATTCTCCTGATTTATGTAATACACAAAGCCGTCCTCAGATAGGGATATGGCAGTGGAGTCATTTTATGGAGTGTATAAATAAGTATGTTTAGAAATCTGTGTGAAATGATTAGACACCAGTGGTCCCTTGACATCAGTGATGGTTGGAAAGGGTATTATAATTCTACTCCCTCCCTAACTCACTTGACCTAAATTGTAAATACTGAGAGCTGCATACAAGTACTCAATCACTGTATTTATTCAGTTTATTGTACAGTACTGACAACTTTTGACCTTTACtccacacatttgaaaacagttatagtacattttttgtcaacgtaagattgttgctttttttttttaaaccctgatAAATGTAACAATGTAAATAGAAGTGAAGTGAACTGGGATTGAGATCTTGACTGATATCACTGAGATCTTGGAATTTAAAGGGTGGGAGAAAAAGGACAGCAGTGATATGGAAGAATGTGAACCGGGTAGCATGAAAAATGATGCAAGACATTCTGAGACAAGCCTGAAGAGAATTGTGTGTTCAAAGAATGATTCATGGCAAATATGTTGCTTTGTGGTAAACCCATGCACATTCTGGGTTTATGCTTCTTTgtaatctggaaaaaaagtgtattttgttttttgtcagtttgCAACTTAAGGTTTGGGAAGTTAGCTTCACTCCTTGTTTCTAGAAACATGCTACAAGTAACATTATCCATCAGGGCTATCAGAATTTAGCACCCTGTGCAATCACTATGCAagtttgtaaagaaaaaaaaaaaggggggtaaactattttgtgtgcaaatgtttttgttgtcccTAActgggcattaaaaaaaagtactgtttgtaatttttatttattttttttttttttactttggtgcAGGTGTAGTTTTTATGTTCCCCCCCACTTTCTAAAAATATGATGGGTTCACTGAAGACTAAACTGTCCACAGATGTGCTTGGTTGGCACCCAGTCCTGCTGTCAGGTGGGACAGGCTCCACCTCAATTGTGATTGAAATAGCAACTGGATCCATGAACTACTTACTATGAATGtatacaattgacccctccgtagaaattgcgtgggccgcgtcgctgaccaatcagaggccagagatgtgcctaaaccacgccccttgttgtcatccgccataacctcagacaaagtcgcatggttcagtagtagagcttttgtttgcgttttatcacgtcttagggatccttaCCAATAGATATGgtgaagaggtgtagtcacggcctttgtaatagtgacgacaggtatcctgatgggctagttggtggagttcaatttgtaccctttccaaaaccgaagaccgagtacgaaaaatgtcttcgatggatcaaactttgtggaagacagcatgatcaactgaatccatctaaaatcaaccggaacagaagacagagtacgaaaaatgtcttcgatggatcatactttgtggaagatcgcatgatcaactgaatccatctaaaatcaaccggaacagatatgtttgcacgaaggtgagccctatttttgattttcaatacatgtctcatataaatgaattagcagttcttcgcttgcataacatagctacgtgtgaatgattgacacacttgatctgtgttgagcaatattttgcgaggacctgactgcacaaacgtctctttgttggcggctagcgagctaagataaaccggaatagcgagtcctaaaagccttcgacgtgcaccgaaacaccaagactgaaggaaggatgtttgaggacactaaagtagtgattgtaggactcggtcgggacttacgtaggttcggcactaattcaagaataattattgaggggagcacgtgacgtaaaacaaagaaaacgagagaaacaactcgtaaatcaagcctcgccttcttcttttccttcatacggcggttcacaaacggctatacagatacacatacagattctgcacacaagtgggataggtaacacgaaaataggaaactgtcaatgacgaattcgtctttgggttataatatattatattatgtggcttctcgatCTTcctctttgggttataatatattatattatgtggcttctcgatcttcctctgactccggaaagatctcgcgctaatatcaatggtttctccgtcgatatgcatgtaaataccattgaaatacccctcgctgaaatacttgaacc
Proteins encoded in this window:
- the slc4a1ap gene encoding kanadaptin isoform X2 yields the protein MMGGGSDEEEGEEKNDKKSDKSRKLSSEDSGCSWGMAEEQFPEEDENEENPFSTEFQEDQEAAYLKDPKKVLQGFYEREGEELEFEYEDKSHGSWLCRIKLPVDDALGRQLVAEVTHTGKKKEAAVQCCLEACRMLEARGLLRQEAVSRKRKKKNWEDEDYYDSEDDTFLDRTGTVEKKRKERMKKAGKILEKTETHESLLAKLSQVEREVAEAQKKLGTSGKDTSSSSTDDPLDAFMTAVRSDATMDAVERRKLHVHVADLRKDAQRIRKLVELTRPSQLPSLLPSGSSKSEKPKKALPLFGAMKGGCKFKLKTGTIGRLPPKKPSLPPELFNMKELPPGGEEEEEEEEEAEEKWEVEQEMAEKKEDHEDKVCKLSDEPVDASDLTSQETSGQKGEKPVPEPKGERPEKRKSKACTGMQNPFPQTNTKPNHDPPSFESRDKGDEDLSLRKKKKVMGPSRPPVQLSSQYPQDDPDYCVWLPPTGQTGDGRTHLNDKYGY